A part of Candidatus Aegiribacteria sp. genomic DNA contains:
- a CDS encoding carbamoyltransferase: protein MAVILGINCYKHDAAAALLVDGKLAAAADEERFRRIKHYPGYPEKAIEFVMKEASVKPEHIDHIAFYMLPALVMRENISYSRHYLFKQGGIYFLLSQLNGARRMRNIGQTVRLHLGENLSAPVNFIEHHRAHADAAVFCSGFDNTAVLTMDGVGERDTSLSASYRNGSLEIHSSSRFPNSPGIYYSAVTKHLGFTPDNDEYKVMGLSSYGDPEFLDLFRNIISSAHGRIKVDTRMLNIHMGVHESGFSPNVLRRIGPPRKPGAEITDVHKNIACSAQRALEETGLALARYLKETSGMERLVISGGVGLNCVMNGLIEKETGFSEVYPLPVSHDAGTSIGAALQVHRKFYPGISLVSPKNMYQGPSYTEEEILDTLKMAGLSREKPDRLADRTAELIEQGKIVALFNGRMEFGPRALGNRSILADPRRNDMKDIVNNVVKHREPFRPFCPSCLEEHAGEYFEGCGAAPYMIKTYPVVTEKRKEIPAVTHVDGTARVQTVSRETNPFYYDVIDSFYKRTGVPVVLNTSFNIMGEPIVTTPVDAIRCFYGTGIDFLVMPPFILTKEPVGK from the coding sequence ATGGCAGTAATTCTTGGCATTAACTGTTACAAACATGACGCGGCGGCAGCACTCCTTGTAGATGGGAAACTGGCGGCGGCAGCCGATGAGGAAAGATTCCGGAGGATAAAGCATTATCCCGGATACCCTGAGAAGGCTATCGAGTTCGTCATGAAAGAAGCTTCCGTCAAGCCGGAGCATATTGATCATATTGCTTTCTACATGCTTCCCGCTCTTGTTATGAGGGAGAACATCTCCTACAGCAGGCATTATCTGTTCAAACAGGGAGGAATTTATTTCCTTCTCTCTCAACTGAACGGTGCCCGCAGGATGAGAAATATTGGACAAACTGTCCGTTTGCACCTCGGAGAAAACCTTTCGGCACCTGTCAATTTTATCGAGCATCACAGGGCACACGCTGATGCAGCTGTCTTCTGCTCGGGGTTCGACAACACGGCAGTACTTACAATGGATGGCGTAGGGGAGAGGGATACGAGTCTTTCAGCCAGTTACAGAAATGGCAGCCTGGAAATACACTCATCATCAAGGTTTCCAAACTCCCCGGGAATTTACTACAGTGCCGTAACCAAGCACCTTGGTTTCACTCCTGACAATGATGAATACAAGGTAATGGGGTTGTCCAGCTACGGAGATCCCGAGTTTCTTGATCTCTTCCGGAACATTATAAGCAGTGCCCATGGCAGAATAAAGGTTGATACACGCATGCTTAATATTCATATGGGCGTGCATGAGTCGGGCTTTTCTCCGAATGTTCTGAGAAGAATAGGTCCCCCCAGAAAGCCCGGAGCTGAAATAACCGATGTGCATAAAAACATTGCCTGTTCTGCCCAGAGGGCGCTTGAGGAAACAGGGCTTGCCCTGGCTCGTTATCTTAAGGAAACTTCGGGAATGGAAAGGCTGGTTATTTCGGGCGGAGTCGGGCTTAACTGCGTAATGAACGGTCTGATTGAAAAGGAAACCGGCTTCAGCGAAGTCTACCCCCTTCCTGTATCCCACGATGCGGGAACATCGATTGGAGCAGCCCTGCAGGTTCACAGAAAGTTCTACCCCGGAATTTCGCTGGTCAGTCCGAAGAACATGTATCAGGGTCCTTCCTATACGGAGGAAGAAATACTGGACACGCTGAAAATGGCCGGACTTTCGAGGGAGAAACCTGACAGACTCGCTGATAGAACAGCTGAACTGATAGAGCAGGGCAAAATTGTGGCGCTTTTCAACGGCAGAATGGAGTTCGGGCCAAGGGCTCTTGGGAACAGGTCAATCCTCGCCGATCCCAGAAGGAATGATATGAAGGATATCGTGAACAATGTAGTGAAACACAGAGAACCATTCAGACCCTTCTGCCCCAGTTGCCTTGAGGAACATGCCGGGGAGTATTTTGAAGGCTGCGGCGCAGCTCCCTACATGATAAAGACATATCCCGTAGTTACCGAAAAAAGGAAGGAGATCCCGGCCGTTACCCATGTCGATGGAACGGCACGTGTCCAGACTGTTTCCCGAGAAACGAATCCGTTCTATTATGATGTAATTGATTCGTTCTACAAAAGGACGGGAGTACCGGTGGTTCTTAATACATCGTTCAATATTATGGGAGAGCCTATTGTTACAACACCGGTTGACGCTATAAGGTGCTTTTACGGAACAGGTATCGATTTTCTGGTTATGCCCCCGTTTATTCTTACCAAAGAACCTGTTGGGAAGTGA
- a CDS encoding M23 family metallopeptidase — MTKKEKLLLKCLIAITSLIMAFYVISCGGKPEEGEIVIWANDIVPADSHAEKDTLSLIPLTVDTTVIDTLDTTLPSMDSLTVLPDSLAADSSLVIESDPAECPFERVNIEINGSIYISLNNTVENSDVLGAHIVRCMWWNTNPWRGMNAGDSLLVLIGETGRENQVVALSYIPREGTTNRPFSVYSFRMTGDNYPSHYYSDGTEVMKLLNYMPITTFEEMTGPYGEPRGNHSHSGVDYKAPEGTPVRTCRGGSVIRVNWNHDYNGNCIEVGIGGGYSEIFLHLQGIAEGIRVGMVLEKGRIVGYVGNTGITSTASHLHYQINDENGNPIDPYLFFSSHRRSLPAGDMVEFRCFSENCDRWFRTELE; from the coding sequence TTGACGAAAAAGGAAAAACTTCTATTGAAATGCCTGATAGCGATAACATCTCTTATAATGGCTTTCTATGTAATATCCTGTGGAGGAAAGCCGGAAGAGGGTGAAATAGTCATTTGGGCGAATGACATCGTTCCTGCTGATTCACATGCCGAAAAAGACACACTTTCACTTATTCCGTTAACTGTGGATACTACAGTTATAGATACTTTGGATACTACGTTACCCTCTATGGATTCGCTGACCGTACTCCCGGATTCCCTTGCCGCTGACAGCTCGTTAGTGATAGAGTCCGATCCGGCTGAATGTCCCTTTGAGAGGGTAAATATTGAGATAAACGGATCCATATATATCAGTCTGAACAACACGGTTGAGAATTCTGATGTCCTCGGGGCGCATATAGTCAGGTGTATGTGGTGGAATACCAACCCATGGAGAGGTATGAACGCTGGAGATTCTCTCCTGGTTCTTATCGGAGAAACAGGGAGGGAAAACCAGGTTGTCGCCCTGAGCTATATTCCCAGGGAAGGAACGACAAACAGGCCTTTTTCGGTCTACAGTTTCAGAATGACAGGGGACAATTATCCTTCTCACTACTACTCCGACGGAACTGAAGTAATGAAGCTGCTTAATTATATGCCAATAACGACCTTTGAAGAAATGACAGGACCATATGGAGAACCAAGGGGTAACCACAGCCATTCCGGTGTAGATTATAAAGCACCTGAAGGGACTCCCGTCCGCACCTGCAGAGGAGGTTCTGTAATAAGGGTGAACTGGAATCATGATTACAACGGCAATTGCATAGAGGTTGGAATCGGTGGCGGATACAGCGAAATATTCCTTCATCTGCAGGGAATCGCTGAGGGAATCCGTGTGGGAATGGTATTGGAAAAGGGTAGGATAGTCGGTTATGTGGGTAATACCGGAATCACATCAACCGCGTCTCACCTTCACTACCAGATAAATGATGAGAATGGAAACCCAATAGACCCTTACCTGTTCTTCAGTTCCCACAGACGAAGCTTGCCCGCGGGGGATATGGTGGAATTCCGTTGTTTCAGTGAAAACTGTGACCGATGGTTCAGAACGGAGTTAGAGTAG
- a CDS encoding sigma-54 dependent transcriptional regulator, protein MNDNNTKKNRILVIDDEEIITTLLKDTLEISGYICDTARCGKEGLSRLRKKGSYDLLITDIRLPDVSGLEILEIVVKKYPFMPVIIITGFASIETTKRALREGAVDYIPKPFTTSTVLSAVSKALCTSFSRTKGKKILKIVYVSSLMEQVMDLVTKVAKTDSTILITGESGTGKELIARAIHSNSLRSTQPFVSVNSGALPEGLLESELFGHVKGAFTGAIATTHGRFHVADRGTLFLDEVGNMCPAMQVKLLRVLQGGEFSPIGSSEVLTTDVRLLTATNMNLEEAMSKNEFREDLYYRLNVIEIHIPPLRQRTDDILPLAEHFLSRLTGPEKMTSPVLSPNTVSILLSYHWPGNVRELENTIERAVVLCENNVINPEDLPVRILPSYDNPPEIHSSRNGIRLDSLLENIEKHYIISALNRNKGNRTRAAKFLGLKRTTLLARISSLGISEDTGRN, encoded by the coding sequence ATGAATGACAATAATACGAAGAAAAACAGAATACTGGTAATCGATGACGAAGAGATTATCACTACTCTTCTTAAAGATACGCTTGAAATTTCCGGATACATCTGCGACACAGCCAGGTGCGGAAAAGAGGGTCTGAGCAGGCTCAGAAAAAAGGGAAGCTACGATCTCCTTATTACTGACATAAGGCTCCCCGATGTATCCGGGCTGGAAATTCTTGAAATAGTTGTCAAGAAATACCCTTTTATGCCGGTTATAATAATTACCGGTTTCGCCTCCATTGAAACCACCAAAAGGGCTCTCAGAGAGGGCGCTGTAGATTACATACCCAAGCCATTCACAACCAGCACCGTACTGTCCGCTGTCAGCAAGGCTCTTTGCACATCCTTCAGCCGGACCAAGGGCAAAAAGATCTTAAAGATAGTCTACGTAAGTAGTTTAATGGAACAGGTGATGGATCTTGTAACCAAGGTTGCGAAGACGGACAGCACTATTCTTATAACCGGAGAAAGCGGAACCGGCAAGGAACTTATCGCACGGGCAATTCACAGTAATTCTTTGAGATCTACCCAGCCATTCGTATCGGTCAATTCAGGAGCCCTTCCCGAAGGGCTACTGGAAAGCGAGCTGTTCGGCCATGTCAAGGGAGCTTTCACAGGCGCAATCGCCACAACCCACGGACGTTTTCATGTTGCCGACAGAGGAACTCTTTTCCTCGATGAAGTCGGAAACATGTGTCCGGCGATGCAGGTCAAGCTTCTAAGGGTTCTGCAGGGCGGTGAGTTTTCACCAATCGGGAGTTCCGAGGTTCTTACGACAGATGTACGGCTTTTAACGGCAACGAATATGAACCTTGAGGAGGCGATGAGCAAAAACGAGTTCAGGGAAGACCTTTATTACAGACTTAACGTTATAGAGATTCACATACCTCCGCTCAGACAGAGAACTGATGATATACTTCCCCTTGCGGAACACTTCCTTTCAAGGCTGACGGGTCCTGAGAAAATGACTTCTCCCGTTCTGAGTCCAAATACGGTTTCAATTTTACTTTCGTATCACTGGCCCGGAAACGTAAGGGAGCTGGAGAACACGATAGAACGAGCAGTGGTTTTGTGCGAGAACAATGTAATAAATCCGGAGGATCTTCCCGTGAGAATACTGCCATCCTATGACAATCCACCAGAGATTCATTCATCCCGTAACGGGATCCGGCTTGATTCCCTGTTGGAGAATATAGAAAAGCACTATATCATTAGTGCGTTGAACCGGAATAAAGGGAACAGAACCCGCGCAGCCAAATTTCTTGGCCTCAAGAGAACTACTCTTCTTGCCAGGATAAGCAGTCTGGGAATTTCGGAAGATACAGGCAGGAACTGA